In uncultured Bacteroides sp., one genomic interval encodes:
- the glmS gene encoding glutamine--fructose-6-phosphate transaminase (isomerizing): MCGIVGYIGKKDAYPILIKGLKRLEYRGYDSAGVALISKDQQLNVYKAKGKVSELEEFVAQKDISGNIGIAHTRWATHGEPCQANAHPHYSSSESLALIHNGIIENYAVLKEKLQAKGYTFKSSTDTEVLVQLIEYIKVTKNLDLLTAVQLALGEVIGAYAIAVLEKNNPNEIIAARKSSPLVVGIGDDEFFLASDATPIVEYTDKVVYLEDEEIAVIKRNEELKVVDLNNVVMNPEISTVALNLGQLEKGGYSHFMLKEIFEQPDCIHDCMRGRINVEGTNVVLSAVIDYKEKLLKAKRFIIVACGTSWHAALIGKHLIESFCRIPVEVEYASEFRYRDPVISEDDVVISISQSGETADTLAAVELAKSKGAFIYGICNAIGSSIPRATHTGSYIHVGPEIGVASTKAFTGQVTVLTMLALTLAKEKNSISQEEFLNVVHELNQIPDKMKKILENNDKIAQLSKIFTYAHNFIYLGRGYSYPVALEGALKLKEISYIHAEGYPAAEMKHGPIALIDAEMPVVVVATQNGMYEKLISNIQEIKARKGKVIAIVTEGDEVVKNIADYCIELPGTIECLDPLVATVPLQLLAYHIAVCKGMDVDQPRNLAKSVTVE; this comes from the coding sequence ATGTGCGGTATAGTAGGTTACATAGGTAAAAAAGACGCTTATCCGATTCTTATAAAAGGATTAAAACGGCTGGAATATAGAGGTTATGATAGTGCAGGAGTTGCATTGATTAGCAAAGATCAACAATTAAATGTATATAAGGCGAAAGGCAAAGTTTCTGAATTAGAGGAATTTGTTGCGCAAAAAGATATTTCTGGCAATATAGGTATTGCTCATACTCGTTGGGCTACTCATGGCGAACCTTGTCAGGCAAATGCTCACCCTCATTACTCTTCCTCCGAAAGTCTGGCACTTATCCATAATGGTATTATTGAAAATTACGCAGTATTAAAAGAAAAACTTCAAGCAAAAGGTTATACTTTCAAAAGTAGCACAGATACTGAGGTCTTAGTTCAGCTTATTGAATATATTAAGGTAACTAAAAATCTTGATTTACTAACAGCTGTACAGTTGGCATTAGGTGAAGTTATTGGAGCTTATGCTATTGCTGTGTTAGAGAAAAATAATCCAAATGAGATTATTGCGGCTCGTAAAAGTAGTCCTTTGGTTGTAGGTATTGGAGATGATGAGTTTTTTCTTGCATCAGATGCTACACCGATTGTAGAGTATACAGACAAGGTTGTATATCTTGAAGATGAAGAAATTGCAGTAATCAAGCGCAATGAAGAACTTAAAGTAGTAGATTTGAATAATGTGGTTATGAATCCCGAGATCTCTACTGTTGCTCTAAATTTAGGTCAGCTTGAAAAAGGAGGTTATTCTCATTTTATGTTGAAGGAGATTTTTGAACAGCCAGATTGTATTCACGATTGTATGCGTGGGCGTATAAACGTAGAAGGAACGAATGTTGTACTCTCTGCTGTTATTGATTATAAAGAGAAGTTACTTAAGGCAAAAAGATTTATAATTGTAGCTTGTGGAACTTCATGGCATGCAGCTTTAATTGGAAAACATCTGATTGAAAGTTTCTGCCGAATTCCTGTAGAAGTAGAATATGCATCCGAGTTTCGTTATCGCGATCCCGTGATTTCAGAAGATGATGTAGTGATTTCAATTTCACAGTCAGGAGAAACTGCTGATACATTAGCTGCGGTTGAACTTGCAAAAAGTAAAGGTGCATTTATATATGGTATCTGTAATGCTATCGGGTCTTCAATTCCGAGAGCAACACACACCGGATCGTATATCCATGTTGGACCTGAAATTGGGGTAGCTTCAACAAAAGCATTTACTGGACAGGTTACAGTGTTAACTATGTTGGCTCTTACTTTGGCAAAAGAGAAAAACTCAATTAGCCAGGAAGAATTTCTGAATGTGGTTCATGAATTGAATCAGATTCCGGATAAAATGAAAAAGATATTAGAAAATAATGATAAAATAGCTCAGCTTTCTAAGATTTTCACCTATGCGCATAATTTTATATATTTAGGTCGCGGATACAGTTATCCAGTAGCTTTGGAAGGTGCTTTAAAATTAAAAGAAATCTCATATATTCATGCAGAAGGTTATCCTGCTGCTGAAATGAAACACGGACCAATTGCATTAATTGATGCAGAAATGCCGGTTGTAGTTGTTGCCACCCAAAATGGTATGTATGAGAAACTGATTAGTAATATTCAGGAAATAAAAGCACGTAAAGGAAAAGTTATTGCTATAGTAACTGAGGGTGATGAAGTGGTTAAAAACATTGCAGATTATTGCATTGAATTACCTGGAACAATTGAATGTCTTGATCCATTGGTTGCAACAGTTCCACTTCAGTTGTTGGCTTATCACATTGCCGTATGTAAAGGTATGGATGTTGATCAGCCACGAAATCTTGCGAAATCTGTAACAGTAGAATAG
- the gltB gene encoding glutamate synthase large subunit, producing MKNRELFNNKQTVIPYQQQPDHAGLYSAANEHDACGVGMLVNINGGKSHEIVESALKVLENMQHRGAEGADNKTGDGAGIMLQIPHEFILLQGIPVPEKGKYGTGLLFLPKNLNDQALLLDIVTKEIEKEGLSLMHLRDVPTNPSILGKDALASEPDVKQVFITGFTDSETAERKLYIIRKRIENLVNSSSIDSKKEFYIVSLSSKSIIYKGMLSSSQLRHYFPDLTNSYFTSGLALVHSRFSTNTFPTWSLAQPFRLLAHNGEINTIRGNRGWMEARESVLNSPLLGDLKDIRPIIQKGMSDSASLDNVLEFLVMSGLSLPHAMAMLVPESFNEKNPISEDLKAFYEYHSILMEPWDGPAALLFSDGRYAGGMLDRNGLRPARYLITKNDMMVVASEVGVMNFEANEIKEKGRLQPGKILLIDTEKGEVYYDGEIKKQLAEAKPYRTWLASNRIDLDKIQTGRKVSHKVDKYDRMLHTFGYSKEDIEKLIIPMGSTGAEPLASMGNDTPLAVLSTKPQLLYNYFRQQFAQVTNPPIDPLREQLVMSLTEYIGAVGMNILTPNEEHCKMVKLNHPILSNAQLDILCNIRYKGFNTVKLPILFDVNKGKTGLEESLANLCKQAEKSVTDGVNYIVLSDRDVDATHAAIPALLAVSAVHHHLISVQKRVQTALIVESGEIREVMHAALLLGFGASAINPYMAFAILDNLIAKQEIQLDYATAEKNYIKSISKGLFKVMSKMGISTIRSYRGAKIFEAVGLSQELSNAYFGGINSTIGGIRLDEIAADAVEIHAEGFGAEGFEDLKNKGIYSFRKGGEQHAWNPETISTLQLATRLGSYKKFKEFSHLVDGKEAPIFLRDFLSFKKNPISIDQVEPASEIMKRFVTGAMSFGSISREAHETMALAMNKIGGKSNTGEGGEDAARFKTLENGMSMRSAIKQVASGRFGVTAEYLVNADEIQIKVAQGAKPGEGGQLPGFKVDEVIAKTRHSIKGISLISPPPHHDIYSIEDLAQLIFDLKNINPQARISVKLVAESGVGTIAAGVAKAKADHIVISGAEGGTGASPASSIRYAGISPEIGLAETQQTLVLNGLRGHVVLQVDGQLKTGRDIVLMAMLGAEEYGFATSALIVLGCVMMRKCHLNTCPVGVATQDPELRKRFHGRHEYLVNFFNFLAEEVREYLAEMGFTKLEDIVGRTDLIERKHITSNVKYELLDLSKLTYMPSQGTDAAIHHVGERIHSIGEVKDTTIIAQASEAIEHEKEVSLEYTIENTDRSVGTMLSGVIAKKHGGAGLPDDTLNIKFKGSAGQSFGAFLTKGVNFKLEGEANDYLGKGLSGGRISLLPPKRSTFIAEDNTIAGNTLLYGATSGEVYINGRVGERFAVRNSGATSVVEGVGDHCCEYMTGGRIVVLGSTGRNFAAGMSGGVAYVWNKDGNFDYFCNMEMVELSLIEESSYRKELHELIRNHYFYTGSKLAKTMLDSWEKYVDQFIQIVPIEYKKVLQEEQMEKLQQKIANVQRDY from the coding sequence ATGAAGAATCGAGAACTTTTTAACAACAAACAAACAGTAATTCCTTATCAGCAGCAACCAGATCATGCAGGTTTATACAGCGCTGCTAACGAGCATGACGCATGCGGAGTTGGTATGCTAGTAAACATCAACGGTGGTAAATCACATGAAATTGTAGAATCTGCTCTGAAAGTATTAGAAAACATGCAGCACCGCGGCGCAGAAGGCGCAGATAATAAAACCGGTGATGGAGCAGGAATTATGCTGCAGATTCCTCATGAGTTCATTTTGCTACAAGGTATTCCTGTACCTGAAAAGGGCAAATACGGAACTGGCCTTTTATTCCTTCCTAAAAACTTAAATGACCAAGCATTACTTTTAGACATTGTCACTAAAGAAATTGAAAAAGAAGGACTTAGCTTAATGCATCTTCGCGATGTTCCTACCAATCCTAGTATACTTGGTAAGGATGCACTTGCTTCTGAACCAGATGTAAAACAAGTATTTATCACAGGATTTACGGACTCTGAAACAGCAGAACGAAAATTATATATTATAAGGAAGAGAATTGAGAATCTTGTAAATTCATCTTCTATTGATTCTAAAAAAGAATTTTATATTGTATCTTTATCAAGTAAGAGCATTATTTACAAGGGAATGTTGTCATCATCACAGCTAAGACATTATTTCCCTGATTTAACTAACAGCTATTTCACCAGTGGATTAGCTTTAGTACACTCTCGCTTTAGTACAAATACTTTCCCAACATGGTCTTTAGCTCAACCTTTCCGTTTGTTAGCTCATAATGGAGAGATTAACACTATTCGTGGTAACCGTGGATGGATGGAAGCTAGAGAAAGTGTGCTTAATTCACCACTACTAGGTGATTTAAAAGACATCCGCCCTATCATCCAAAAAGGAATGAGCGATAGTGCTTCGCTTGATAATGTTCTTGAATTCCTTGTGATGTCAGGACTAAGCTTGCCTCATGCAATGGCAATGTTAGTTCCGGAAAGTTTCAACGAAAAGAATCCTATTTCTGAAGATTTGAAAGCTTTCTATGAATATCATTCTATTTTAATGGAACCATGGGATGGTCCTGCTGCATTGTTATTCTCTGACGGAAGATATGCCGGAGGTATGCTTGACAGAAACGGTCTTCGTCCTGCACGTTATCTAATCACAAAAAATGATATGATGGTTGTTGCTTCAGAAGTTGGCGTTATGAACTTTGAAGCAAACGAAATAAAAGAAAAAGGTCGTTTACAACCTGGTAAGATTTTATTAATTGATACTGAGAAGGGTGAAGTTTACTACGACGGCGAAATTAAAAAGCAATTAGCAGAAGCTAAGCCTTATCGTACTTGGTTGGCAAGCAACCGTATTGACTTGGATAAGATTCAAACCGGAAGAAAAGTTTCTCATAAGGTTGATAAATACGACCGTATGCTTCACACATTTGGATATTCTAAGGAAGATATCGAAAAGCTTATCATTCCGATGGGATCTACTGGAGCTGAACCTTTGGCATCTATGGGTAACGATACCCCACTGGCGGTTCTTTCTACAAAACCTCAATTGTTATACAACTACTTCCGTCAACAATTCGCTCAGGTAACCAATCCGCCGATTGACCCATTACGTGAGCAGCTAGTTATGTCGTTGACTGAATACATTGGTGCTGTAGGTATGAACATACTTACTCCAAACGAAGAACATTGCAAGATGGTAAAACTAAACCACCCTATCTTAAGCAATGCTCAATTAGATATTTTGTGCAACATCAGATACAAAGGATTCAACACAGTAAAACTTCCTATATTATTTGATGTAAATAAAGGTAAAACCGGATTGGAAGAATCATTGGCAAACCTTTGTAAGCAAGCAGAAAAGTCAGTTACTGATGGCGTAAACTATATCGTTCTTTCTGATAGAGACGTAGATGCAACTCACGCAGCTATCCCTGCATTGCTTGCAGTTAGTGCCGTGCATCATCATTTGATATCAGTTCAGAAACGCGTGCAAACAGCATTGATCGTTGAAAGTGGCGAAATACGCGAAGTAATGCATGCAGCTTTATTATTAGGCTTTGGTGCAAGTGCTATCAATCCTTACATGGCATTCGCAATTCTGGATAACCTGATTGCAAAACAAGAAATTCAGCTTGATTATGCAACTGCAGAAAAGAATTATATTAAATCTATCAGCAAAGGTCTCTTTAAGGTTATGTCTAAAATGGGTATTAGCACTATCCGTAGTTACCGCGGAGCAAAAATATTCGAAGCTGTAGGTTTGAGCCAAGAACTTAGCAACGCATACTTTGGTGGTATAAACTCAACTATTGGCGGTATTCGTCTTGACGAGATCGCAGCCGATGCTGTAGAGATACATGCCGAAGGATTTGGTGCTGAAGGTTTCGAAGACCTTAAAAATAAAGGTATTTACAGTTTCCGTAAAGGTGGAGAACAACACGCATGGAATCCTGAAACTATTTCTACTTTGCAACTTGCTACCCGATTGGGAAGTTATAAAAAGTTCAAAGAATTCTCTCACTTGGTAGATGGCAAAGAAGCTCCGATTTTCCTTCGCGACTTCTTAAGCTTTAAAAAGAATCCTATTTCTATTGACCAGGTTGAGCCAGCTTCAGAAATTATGAAGCGATTCGTTACAGGAGCTATGTCTTTTGGTTCTATCAGCCGTGAGGCACACGAAACAATGGCACTTGCCATGAACAAGATTGGCGGAAAGAGTAACACTGGAGAAGGTGGAGAAGACGCTGCCCGTTTCAAGACTTTGGAAAACGGCATGTCAATGCGCTCTGCTATCAAACAGGTAGCTTCCGGACGTTTCGGTGTAACAGCTGAATATCTTGTAAATGCAGACGAAATACAGATTAAAGTAGCTCAGGGAGCAAAACCAGGAGAAGGTGGTCAGTTGCCAGGATTTAAAGTAGATGAAGTTATTGCTAAGACTCGTCACTCAATCAAGGGAATTTCACTAATCTCTCCCCCACCTCATCACGATATTTATTCTATTGAGGATTTGGCACAGCTTATCTTCGACTTGAAGAATATTAATCCACAAGCTCGCATAAGTGTGAAACTTGTTGCAGAAAGTGGTGTTGGAACAATTGCTGCCGGTGTAGCTAAAGCAAAAGCCGATCACATTGTAATATCTGGTGCTGAAGGTGGTACAGGAGCTAGCCCTGCAAGTTCAATCCGTTACGCTGGTATATCTCCGGAAATTGGATTGGCTGAGACTCAACAGACTTTAGTTCTAAATGGATTACGCGGACATGTTGTTCTACAGGTAGACGGTCAGTTAAAAACAGGACGTGACATCGTTCTTATGGCTATGCTTGGTGCTGAAGAATACGGATTTGCAACATCAGCTCTTATTGTTTTAGGCTGTGTTATGATGCGTAAATGTCACTTGAACACTTGCCCGGTAGGTGTTGCAACTCAGGACCCAGAACTTCGTAAGAGATTCCATGGTCGTCATGAATACCTGGTTAACTTCTTCAATTTCCTTGCAGAAGAAGTTCGTGAGTATCTTGCTGAAATGGGATTCACAAAACTAGAAGATATTGTTGGACGTACAGACTTAATTGAACGTAAGCACATTACCAGCAATGTAAAATATGAATTATTAGATCTTTCTAAGTTGACTTATATGCCTTCACAAGGAACTGATGCTGCAATACATCACGTTGGTGAAAGAATTCACTCTATCGGTGAAGTGAAGGATACAACAATCATTGCTCAGGCATCTGAAGCAATTGAACACGAAAAAGAAGTTTCTTTGGAATACACTATTGAAAATACAGATCGTAGTGTTGGTACTATGCTTAGTGGTGTTATTGCTAAGAAGCATGGTGGAGCCGGACTTCCGGATGATACTTTAAATATTAAGTTCAAAGGATCTGCAGGACAAAGTTTTGGTGCATTCCTTACTAAGGGAGTAAACTTCAAACTAGAAGGTGAAGCTAACGACTATTTAGGAAAAGGTCTTTCAGGTGGCCGCATAAGCTTGCTTCCTCCTAAGCGTTCTACATTTATTGCAGAAGATAATACGATTGCCGGTAATACTCTTCTTTACGGAGCTACAAGCGGTGAAGTATATATTAACGGACGCGTTGGTGAACGTTTTGCAGTACGTAACTCGGGAGCTACATCTGTAGTTGAAGGCGTTGGAGACCACTGCTGTGAATACATGACTGGTGGACGTATAGTTGTTTTAGGAAGTACCGGACGTAACTTCGCAGCCGGAATGAGTGGTGGAGTTGCTTATGTATGGAATAAAGACGGAAACTTTGATTATTTCTGTAACATGGAAATGGTTGAATTATCATTAATTGAAGAATCAAGTTACCGTAAGGAATTGCACGAACTAATTCGCAATCACTACTTCTACACTGGAAGTAAGCTTGCAAAAACAATGCTCGACTCTTGGGAAAAGTATGTTGATCAGTTTATTCAGATTGTACCTATTGAATACAAAAAAGTACTTCAGGAAGAACAAATGGAGAAACTGCAACAAAAGATTGCAAACGTGCAGAGAGATTATTAA
- a CDS encoding glutamate synthase subunit beta: MGNPKAFLTIHRQEAGYRPLHERVSDFGEVEQTLNSHDRKLQASRCMDCGTPFCHWACPIGNLQPEWQDLLYKGKWKEAYEVLENTCDFPEFTGRICPALCEKSCVLKLSTDEPVTIRENEAAIVETAFREGYIIPKHPVRNGKKVAVIGSGPAGLVVANQLNRKGYEVTVYEKHEDVGGLLRYGIPNFKLNKNIIERRVNLLKQEGVIFVTSTEIGKDITAKDLVDSNDAVCVCIGAEVPRDLPIEGRNLKGVHFALELLSQQNRILAGHTFDKDELINAKGKKVLIIGGGDTGSDCIGTSNRHGAVSVNQIEILPKPPVHDNPDTPWPMYPQVLKTTSSHEEGCTRRWNINSCRFIGENGQLKAVEIEEVSWEKGENGRMAMIPSGKKEIVEADLVFLAMGFVHPTQEGIIEQLGLAVDNRKNIAIDSHAAASTAKVFAAGDAATGASLVVRAMAGGRKAASEIDAFLSNK; encoded by the coding sequence ATGGGAAATCCAAAAGCATTCTTAACAATACATAGACAAGAGGCCGGATACAGACCTCTTCACGAACGTGTTTCTGACTTCGGTGAAGTAGAACAGACACTTAACAGCCATGACCGCAAATTACAAGCATCACGTTGTATGGATTGCGGCACACCATTCTGCCACTGGGCATGTCCTATCGGAAACCTTCAACCAGAATGGCAAGATCTTCTTTACAAAGGAAAATGGAAAGAGGCTTATGAAGTTTTGGAAAACACTTGTGACTTTCCAGAATTCACCGGCCGTATCTGCCCTGCCTTATGCGAAAAGAGTTGCGTATTGAAACTTTCTACTGACGAGCCTGTAACTATCCGCGAAAACGAAGCTGCAATTGTTGAAACTGCTTTCCGCGAAGGTTATATTATACCAAAGCACCCAGTTAGAAATGGAAAGAAAGTAGCAGTGATAGGTTCGGGTCCTGCCGGATTGGTTGTTGCAAACCAGTTAAACCGTAAAGGATACGAAGTTACTGTTTACGAAAAACACGAAGATGTGGGTGGTCTACTTCGTTATGGTATTCCAAACTTCAAGCTAAATAAAAATATTATTGAACGTCGCGTTAATCTGCTTAAACAAGAAGGCGTTATATTTGTTACTTCTACAGAAATTGGCAAAGATATTACAGCTAAAGATTTGGTTGATTCAAACGATGCAGTATGCGTTTGTATCGGTGCGGAAGTTCCAAGAGACCTTCCAATTGAAGGACGCAACCTGAAAGGTGTACACTTTGCATTAGAATTACTGAGTCAGCAAAACAGAATTTTAGCCGGACATACTTTTGATAAAGATGAATTAATAAATGCCAAAGGTAAAAAGGTATTGATTATTGGTGGTGGTGATACAGGATCTGACTGTATTGGAACATCAAATCGTCATGGAGCAGTAAGCGTTAATCAGATTGAAATTCTGCCTAAACCTCCTGTTCATGATAATCCTGATACTCCATGGCCTATGTATCCTCAGGTTCTGAAAACAACAAGTTCTCACGAAGAAGGTTGTACACGCCGCTGGAACATTAATTCATGCCGTTTCATTGGAGAAAACGGACAGTTGAAAGCTGTTGAGATAGAAGAAGTATCCTGGGAAAAAGGAGAAAATGGACGTATGGCTATGATTCCTTCTGGTAAGAAAGAAATTGTTGAAGCCGATCTTGTATTCCTGGCAATGGGATTTGTACATCCTACTCAGGAAGGCATTATTGAACAATTGGGACTAGCGGTAGATAATCGCAAGAATATTGCAATTGATTCACATGCCGCTGCATCAACAGCTAAGGTATTTGCTGCCGGAGATGCTGCTACAGGAGCTAGTCTTGTTGTAAGAGCAATGGCAGGCGGACGAAAAGCTGCTTCAGAGATTGATGCTTTTTTAAGTAACAAATAA
- the asnB gene encoding asparagine synthase B yields MCGIVGIFNIQTQSEILRAKALKMAQKIRHRGPDWSGIYCGGSAILAHERLSIVDPQSGGQPLYSSDGKVVLAVNGEIYNHRDIRKEFEGEYQFQTGSDCEVILALYRKKGINFLEDLSGIFAFALYDSEKDEYLIARDPIGVIPLYIGHDKDGKLYIASELKSLEGFCDSYEPFLPGHYFYSKEGVMKRWYTRDWMEYDTVKNNNAYSSDVHDSLEDAVQRQLMSDVPYGVLLSGGLDSSVISAVAKKYAAKRVETDGKSEAWWPQLHSFAVGLKDAPDLIKAREVADHIGTIHHEINYTVQEGLDAIRDVIYFIETYDVTTVRASTPMYLLARVIKSMGIKMVLSGEGADEIFGGYLYFHKAPNAKAFHEETVRKISKLHLYDCLRANKSLSAWGVEGRVPFLDKEFLDVAMRLNPEAKMAPGKTIEKKILREAFADMLPASVAWRQKEQFSDGVGYNWIDSLKALTSERVSDEEMAHAAERFPINPPMNKEEYYYRSIFEEHFPSESAAKCVPSVPSVACSTPEALAWDESFKNMNDPSGRAVKGVHDESY; encoded by the coding sequence ATGTGTGGAATTGTAGGAATATTCAATATACAAACGCAGAGCGAGATATTACGTGCTAAAGCCTTAAAAATGGCTCAGAAAATTCGCCATCGAGGTCCCGACTGGAGTGGCATTTATTGTGGTGGCTCAGCTATTCTGGCTCATGAACGCCTTTCTATCGTTGACCCCCAATCCGGAGGTCAACCACTATATTCTTCAGATGGCAAGGTTGTACTTGCCGTAAATGGAGAAATATATAATCATCGTGATATTCGCAAAGAGTTTGAAGGAGAATACCAATTCCAGACAGGTTCCGACTGCGAAGTAATTTTAGCTCTATATCGCAAAAAGGGAATTAATTTTCTAGAAGACCTTAGCGGTATATTCGCTTTTGCATTATATGACTCTGAAAAAGATGAATATCTCATTGCACGTGACCCTATTGGAGTAATTCCATTGTATATTGGTCACGACAAAGATGGAAAACTTTATATTGCAAGTGAGCTTAAATCTCTCGAAGGTTTCTGTGATAGCTACGAGCCTTTCCTTCCAGGACACTATTTTTACAGCAAGGAAGGTGTAATGAAACGTTGGTATACTCGCGACTGGATGGAATATGATACAGTTAAGAACAACAATGCATATAGCTCAGATGTACATGACTCTCTTGAAGATGCTGTACAACGTCAGCTAATGAGTGATGTACCTTACGGCGTTCTACTTTCAGGTGGTTTGGACTCATCAGTAATTTCTGCCGTTGCAAAGAAATATGCAGCTAAACGAGTGGAAACTGATGGCAAATCAGAAGCATGGTGGCCACAACTTCACTCCTTTGCCGTTGGTTTGAAAGACGCTCCGGACTTGATTAAAGCAAGAGAGGTTGCAGACCATATCGGAACTATTCACCATGAAATTAATTATACTGTACAAGAAGGACTGGATGCCATCAGAGATGTAATCTACTTCATCGAAACTTACGATGTAACAACAGTAAGAGCTTCTACTCCAATGTACTTGCTTGCCCGCGTTATTAAATCCATGGGTATAAAGATGGTTCTATCTGGCGAAGGAGCCGACGAAATATTTGGCGGTTACCTTTACTTTCATAAAGCGCCAAATGCTAAAGCATTCCATGAAGAAACAGTGCGAAAAATAAGCAAGTTGCACTTGTACGATTGTCTTCGTGCAAACAAATCACTGTCAGCATGGGGTGTTGAAGGAAGAGTTCCTTTCCTTGATAAAGAATTCCTGGATGTTGCCATGAGACTTAATCCTGAAGCTAAGATGGCACCGGGAAAAACTATTGAGAAAAAGATTTTGCGCGAAGCTTTCGCCGACATGCTACCAGCAAGTGTAGCATGGAGACAAAAGGAACAATTTAGTGATGGTGTGGGATATAACTGGATTGATTCACTGAAAGCTTTAACTTCAGAACGTGTAAGTGATGAAGAGATGGCACATGCAGCAGAACGTTTCCCAATCAACCCTCCGATGAATAAGGAAGAGTATTATTATCGCAGCATCTTTGAAGAACATTTTCCAAGTGAAAGTGCAGCAAAATGCGTTCCTTCGGTTCCATCTGTTGCATGTAGCACACCTGAAGCATTAGCATGGGATGAATCATTCAAAAACATGAATGACCCAAGTGGACGTGCAGTAAAGGGCGTACACGACGAAAGTTATTAA
- a CDS encoding glycerophosphodiester phosphodiesterase family protein — translation MKFKKLILLGILLSTFGTVSSKTKVIAHRGFWNTEGSAQNSIAALTKANEIKVYGSEFDVWLSSDGVPVINHNATTDDHHLIIEKTPIAELKKEKLANGEYLPTLEEYLLKGKQCKNIKLIVELKPHSSKEREDSLTAIVLDMVKKLKLKKKVEYISFSLNTVKEIIRLDSKAKVSYLTADLPPKELKKIGCVGLDYNLNAMIKNENWFSEAKKVGIKINVWTVNKEEDMHYLIKKGADFITTNEPQLAKELTNNK, via the coding sequence ATGAAATTTAAAAAACTTATCTTATTGGGGATTCTCCTCTCTACATTTGGGACAGTAAGTTCTAAAACAAAAGTGATAGCTCACCGGGGATTCTGGAACACTGAAGGTTCTGCACAAAATTCAATTGCAGCATTGACCAAAGCAAACGAAATCAAGGTTTATGGATCAGAATTTGATGTTTGGCTATCTTCTGATGGAGTTCCAGTTATAAACCACAATGCTACAACTGACGACCATCATCTTATAATTGAAAAAACTCCGATTGCAGAGCTTAAAAAAGAGAAATTGGCAAATGGGGAATATCTGCCGACTCTTGAAGAATATCTTTTAAAAGGAAAACAGTGCAAAAACATAAAATTGATTGTTGAATTAAAACCACATAGTAGCAAAGAAAGAGAAGATTCACTTACTGCAATAGTGCTAGATATGGTCAAAAAACTGAAGTTGAAAAAGAAAGTTGAATATATTTCTTTTAGTTTGAATACAGTAAAAGAAATAATTCGCTTAGATTCTAAAGCAAAGGTTTCATACTTAACAGCAGATCTTCCACCAAAAGAACTTAAAAAAATTGGATGTGTAGGTTTAGATTATAACCTGAATGCAATGATTAAAAACGAAAACTGGTTTTCAGAAGCAAAAAAAGTTGGGATAAAAATCAATGTTTGGACAGTAAACAAAGAAGAAGATATGCATTATCTTATAAAAAAAGGTGCTGATTTCATTACAACTAACGAACCTCAGTTAGCTAAAGAGTTAACAAACAACAAATAG